Below is a genomic region from Corallococcus caeni.
ATACGCATAGCGGATGGGGCCGCCCACCGGTGTCGCGTTGTATTGGGTCAGGTCGTAGTACGCCCAGAAGTTGGGCATGTGATTGTGATACACGTGCGCGGCGGCGATCTGCGCCCGGGCCGGCTGCGCGTGTAACAGGATGACGGCGAATACCGCGAGCAAGGCCAGTTGCGGCTGTCTTTTCATGGGGCGTCCTCACCGGACGAGAGGGGCCGCCCGGTGAGCACGCTGCATACTGGCGTTTGACTCAAGGTTTCCCGTGTAAACTGGAAATGACAATCTGTAAATTGATACTGCGATGCGTCAGCCATTCGCGAAAGGCTGTCGTTGACAGGGGAGGGGCGGGCCCGGACAGTCGGGCACGCCATGGCCACCTATCCCGCGTCACCCCGTGAAGCCTTTGTCCAGTTGCGCACGCTTTCCGAGGCGCTGGCCCGGCCGGAGGAGCGTCCGCGGGCGCTGGCGGAGCTGCGCGAGCTGGCGGAGCTGGCGCGCGACCAGCCGGAGGGCGCGCCGCTGCGGCTGGCGTCCGTGGTGGTGGCGGTGGGCGCGTCCCAGGAGCGGCTGGAGCTGCTGATTCCGCCGTCCATCTTCGCGCCGGAGGCATGGGCGTTCACGTTCCTGGAGGGGCTCTTGAAGGTCCCGCTGGACGAGTACGCCGGCAAGCAGCTGGTGGAGGTGGGCTCCGGGTCCGGGTGGATCTGCATCGCGCTGGCGAAGTTCACGGGGCTCGCGCGCATCCGGGGGCTGGACCTGAACCCGCAGGCCCCGGCGGTGGGGTTGTGCAACGCGTGGCTCAACGGAGACGAGCAGCTGGTGTCGCGGCTGTCCTTTGGGGAGAGCGACCTGTTGCGCGGCCTGCCGAGGGCGCCCGCGTGGGACTTCATCGTCGGGTGCATCCCCCAGGTGCTGCGCGGCGACGGGCTGCCCGCGGAGCTGGCGCAGGCGGATGAGCAGGCGTTGCTGGACCTGTCCAACTACACCTCGCTGCAGAACGTGTACGAGGACCACTTCGGCCTGGGGCTCATCGCGAGGCTGCTCGACGAGGCGCCGGAGCGGCTCCTGTCCGGGGGGCGGCTGCTCCTGAACCTGGCGGGCCGCCCGGGGCGGGCCATCATCGCGCGCATGTTCACCCGGCGCGGCTTCACCACCCGCGTGCGCGTGGCGAGGCGGGTGATGCAGGCGGCGGACACGGACATCCGCCCCCTGGTGTCCCTGGAGCAGCGCACCGGGCGCGAGTTCGAGTTCTTCATGGAGGCCCACAGCCCGGAGCCCCTGCGCGCGGCGACGGCGCTGGGCTGGCTCCAGGCGGGCAACCCCATCTGGCACGAGGTGGCGGTGTGGGAGGCCCACCTGTCGCTGCCCCGGGAGACGCTGGCCCTGCGCGCCGCGCTGCGCGCCCTGGGCATCGCGCCGCTCCAGGAGGAGCTGGACCTGGGGGCGGCGTCCGCGGAGCAGCTGGGCTTCGTCACGGCGCTCGCGGAGCGGCTGTCGCAGGCGCCCTTCCTGCCCTATGCGCACGAGGCCGGGGACGCGCCCTTCCGCAGGCTGGTGGCCCGCTACCTGGACCGCCACTTCGGGCTGAGGCTGTCGGAGGACTCGCTGTTCGTCGCGCCGGAGCGGGAGCAGGCCGTCTATTCGCTGCTGCTCGCCACCTGTGACCCCGGGGACACGGTGCTGGTGTCGCGCAGCCTGCACCCGCTCTACGCCCGCGCGCTGGACAAGGCGGGGGTGCGCGCCACCGTGACGCACAACACGCTGGGGGAGATCCGCCGCCTGCTCACCGCCTTCGACGTGAAGGCCGTGCTCCTGACGGTGGAGCCGGGCGAGCGCACCAACCTGGCGGTGCTGCGCGACATCGTGGCGGAGGCCGCGCGGCGGGGCATCTGGGTGGTGCTGGACGAGAGCGCCTTCTTCAACATCACGGGGGAAGTGGAGCCGCGCACCCTCTTCGAGTTCCTGGCGCGCACGCAGCACGCGCCCAACCTGGTCATCCTGTACGGGCTCATCAAGAACGCCGTGTGGCCGGACCTGGAGCTGACGCTGTTGCTCCCCGTGCCGGAGCCGCTGCGCGCGGACCTGGAGGTGGCCGCGGAGGTGACGTACTCGCGCATCAGCGTCCTGGCGGAGTGGTTCTACGAGCGCACCTTCTCCGAGCTGCTCGCCTTCCGCATGGCCTTCACGGAGCCGGAGCCGCCCTCGCCGCACCGGGCGCCGGAGGTGCCGCTGCCCCGCTCGAGGCGCATCGAGCGGCTGGCGGAGCTGCCCGCGTTCGCGCCGAAGTTCTTCCGCGAGGACGACCCGGAGCTCGTGCGCCTGGACTACGGCGAGAACGAGGGCCCGCTGCCGCTGCCGCTGGTGGAGGGGCTCATCGCGGCGGGCGTCGCGCCGCGCGCGGAGGGAACGCAGACGGGGCTGGCGGAGGCCGTGGCGGCCTTCCTGCTGGAGACGCGAGGGGCGCGCTACGTCCCCGAGGACGTCGTCGTGGCCCCAGGGGTCTGGCCGCTCATGCACCACCTGGGGGTGGCGTTGCGCCAGCGGCTGGGCCGGGCGCCGCGCGTGTTCCTGGTGACGCCCTGTTACGGAGTGCTCGAGCCCACGTTCCTCGCGGCGGGCTGCGAGGTGGAGTCCGGACCGCTGGGCACGCTGCTGTCACGCCGGACGCGGGGCGGGCCGCCGGACGCGGTGGTGCTGTCCCAGCCGGCGAACCCCACGGGCCACTACCTGTCGCACGAGGAGTTGATGGCGCTGGCGACGTTCGTGGTGGAGCAGCGCTGCCTCTGGATATCGGATGAAATCTTCGGCTTGGTGAACCTCACCAACCCCACGGCGGAGACGGTGCACAGCCCGGTGACGCTGGAGGGCGCGGTGCCGGGCATCGGCGCGCGGACGGTGCTGCTGGGTGGGTTGTCCAAGGAGTTCGCGGCCGGGGGGCTGCGCGTGGGCTGGGTGGCCACGAAGGACCGGGCGCTGGTGGCGGCGTTGCGAGACAGCGCCCCAGGCGTACTGCACACACCCACGGCGCGCGCGGCGGCGTACCTGTACGCGGCCCATGCACGGGGGCCGGATGGGCAGTTGCTCCATGCCGCGCGGCACAAGGCGCTGAGGAACTATCTGGCGCGGATGCGGCGCGACCTCGCGGAGAAGCGCGCGCTGCTGGCGGAGGCGCTGCCTGATGACGGCCGCGCGGAGGCCACCGAGGCGGGCGGCCTGTTCCTCGCGCCGCCGATGACGGCGTGGCTGGGGCGCTCGGTGGATGGGGTGAAGCTCACGCCGGAGAACCTGCCGCGCGTGGTCTACGAGCACACCCACGTGGTGCTCAACGGCGGGGCGTGGTGCGGCGACCCGGAGCGCGTGCGCGCGGTGTTCTCCATTCCCCGCGAGAAGCTGTTGAAGGCCCGCGACCGCCTGCGGGCCTTCGGTCAGAGGCTGCGCTGACGGAGCCGGCGCGGCTCCAATCGATGACGCAACAGCCCGCGCACCCACGGTCGCCCACGCGCCCGTGGCTGCGCCATACGGGATACGGAACGCACCGGTCCTACGGTGGGCGAGGGTGGGGGCGCCGGGGCCACGAAGCGGTCCGCCCTCCTTGCACACCGTCACGCGGTTTTGTCCGCGGACGCCGGTGGGGGGCTCCTCGGGCTGGAAGCGTCCTCCGAGGTCGAAGCGTCCCCACCTGTCGGATGGTCGGATCGGTTGCCCAAGGCCGCTCCCGTCACATCCTCCCTGGTGCAATGCCCACCGGGCTCGCAGGGGGTGAGTGCCGGGGCTGCTGGAGACATCGTCACCTCGCTGGCGGGCTCCAAAGGGCAGGCCATCCCAGGGGGCACGGCTCCACGCTGATCACCTCGATGTCCCCGGCGACTGGCGCGAGGCCGCCGAGGCCGTCGTCCTCTGCGCAAGGGCGTGCTTCAAATGCATCGTCCTGCCCGCTGGCTGGCGCGAGGATTTTGAGGCCACGCTCCTCAACGCAAGGACGCCCCTCCAAGCCCTCTTCCTGCTGGAGGGCTAACGCGGGCGCATCAAAGCCACGGGCCTCCCCGCAGGAGTGTGCCTCCAGAGCCTCGTTCTGCTCGGTGACTGACGCGGGGGCATTGACGCCACAGGCTTCCACACAAGGGCGTGCCTCCAGAGCCTCGTCCTGCTCAATGACTGACACGGGAGCATTGAGGCCATGGGCCTTCCCGTAGGAGCGTTCCCCCAGGGCCTCGTCCTGCTCGGTGACTGAAGCGGGGGGCTTGAAGCCACGCTCCTCCACGCAAGGGCGTGCCTTCAGAGCCTCGTCCTGCTCGGTGACTGACGCGGGTACATCGAGGTCACGGGCTTCCCCATAGGAGCGTTCCCCCAGGGCCTCATCCTGCTCAGTGACTGACGCGGGTGGCTTGAAGCCACGCTCCTCC
It encodes:
- a CDS encoding aminotransferase class I/II-fold pyridoxal phosphate-dependent enzyme, with the protein product MRTLSEALARPEERPRALAELRELAELARDQPEGAPLRLASVVVAVGASQERLELLIPPSIFAPEAWAFTFLEGLLKVPLDEYAGKQLVEVGSGSGWICIALAKFTGLARIRGLDLNPQAPAVGLCNAWLNGDEQLVSRLSFGESDLLRGLPRAPAWDFIVGCIPQVLRGDGLPAELAQADEQALLDLSNYTSLQNVYEDHFGLGLIARLLDEAPERLLSGGRLLLNLAGRPGRAIIARMFTRRGFTTRVRVARRVMQAADTDIRPLVSLEQRTGREFEFFMEAHSPEPLRAATALGWLQAGNPIWHEVAVWEAHLSLPRETLALRAALRALGIAPLQEELDLGAASAEQLGFVTALAERLSQAPFLPYAHEAGDAPFRRLVARYLDRHFGLRLSEDSLFVAPEREQAVYSLLLATCDPGDTVLVSRSLHPLYARALDKAGVRATVTHNTLGEIRRLLTAFDVKAVLLTVEPGERTNLAVLRDIVAEAARRGIWVVLDESAFFNITGEVEPRTLFEFLARTQHAPNLVILYGLIKNAVWPDLELTLLLPVPEPLRADLEVAAEVTYSRISVLAEWFYERTFSELLAFRMAFTEPEPPSPHRAPEVPLPRSRRIERLAELPAFAPKFFREDDPELVRLDYGENEGPLPLPLVEGLIAAGVAPRAEGTQTGLAEAVAAFLLETRGARYVPEDVVVAPGVWPLMHHLGVALRQRLGRAPRVFLVTPCYGVLEPTFLAAGCEVESGPLGTLLSRRTRGGPPDAVVLSQPANPTGHYLSHEELMALATFVVEQRCLWISDEIFGLVNLTNPTAETVHSPVTLEGAVPGIGARTVLLGGLSKEFAAGGLRVGWVATKDRALVAALRDSAPGVLHTPTARAAAYLYAAHARGPDGQLLHAARHKALRNYLARMRRDLAEKRALLAEALPDDGRAEATEAGGLFLAPPMTAWLGRSVDGVKLTPENLPRVVYEHTHVVLNGGAWCGDPERVRAVFSIPREKLLKARDRLRAFGQRLR